One genomic segment of Erysipelotrichaceae bacterium 66202529 includes these proteins:
- a CDS encoding pyrimidine-nucleoside phosphorylase translates to MRFVDIIEKKKQKHSLSEEEIHFFITGYVRGDIPDYQVSALLMAIYFNGMTPQETAWLTQEMLYSGDVIDLSAISGMKCDKHSTGGVGDKTSLSLAPMVAACGAKVAKMSGRGLGHTGGTLDKVESIDGFQVMRTQEQFISQVNEIGLALIGQTATLVPADKKLYALRDVTATVNSIPLIASSIMSKKLAAGSDTILLDVKFGEGAFMETSEKAKELAEAMIAIGRHFGKDVKALISNMNQPLGNAIGNALEVKEAIATLQGKGPEDFTQLCLEAGSVMLQQTGLAENEEAAKKQLLEVIHNGKALEKLAAMVRAQEGNVEQILHPELLPQAKEIIEVTSREEGYVKELHALELGTLAMKLGAGRMVKEDPVDPAVGIVLNKKDGDYVAKGDILAYVHVNHPLPEHWLEDFYHTYVFTQEAVVKQKLIHDIIR, encoded by the coding sequence ATGCGTTTTGTTGATATCATCGAAAAAAAGAAGCAGAAGCATTCTCTCAGCGAGGAGGAAATTCATTTTTTCATCACCGGCTATGTCCGTGGTGATATTCCTGATTATCAGGTCAGTGCGCTGCTTATGGCAATTTATTTTAATGGCATGACGCCGCAGGAAACAGCCTGGCTGACACAGGAAATGCTGTACAGCGGAGATGTGATCGATCTCTCTGCAATTTCCGGGATGAAATGTGACAAGCATTCTACCGGAGGAGTAGGGGATAAAACAAGTCTTTCTCTTGCCCCGATGGTGGCAGCCTGCGGGGCTAAGGTCGCAAAAATGAGCGGCCGCGGTCTGGGGCATACCGGCGGTACGCTGGATAAGGTGGAATCCATTGACGGCTTTCAGGTGATGCGTACTCAGGAGCAGTTCATTTCTCAGGTAAATGAAATCGGACTTGCTTTGATTGGGCAGACGGCAACGCTGGTACCAGCCGATAAAAAGCTGTATGCTTTACGGGATGTAACGGCAACGGTCAATTCTATTCCGCTGATTGCATCCAGCATCATGTCAAAGAAGCTTGCGGCAGGCTCGGATACCATCCTTCTGGATGTGAAATTCGGAGAAGGGGCCTTCATGGAAACAAGTGAAAAGGCCAAGGAGCTGGCGGAAGCGATGATCGCAATCGGCCGTCATTTCGGTAAGGATGTGAAGGCTTTGATCAGTAACATGAATCAGCCTTTGGGCAATGCCATCGGAAATGCGCTGGAGGTAAAGGAAGCGATTGCAACCCTGCAGGGAAAAGGCCCTGAGGATTTCACACAGCTGTGTCTGGAGGCCGGCAGTGTGATGCTGCAGCAAACAGGGCTGGCAGAAAATGAAGAAGCAGCCAAAAAGCAGCTCTTGGAGGTTATCCATAATGGGAAGGCGCTGGAGAAGCTTGCTGCTATGGTGCGCGCCCAGGAAGGTAATGTAGAACAGATACTGCATCCGGAGCTGCTGCCACAGGCCAAAGAAATCATAGAAGTTACATCCCGTGAGGAAGGCTATGTGAAGGAGCTGCATGCACTGGAGCTTGGCACGCTTGCGATGAAGCTGGGGGCAGGCCGTATGGTAAAGGAGGATCCGGTGGATCCGGCCGTGGGTATCGTGTTAAATAAAAAGGATGGAGATTATGTCGCAAAGGGGGATATTCTTGCTTATGTACACGTAAATCATCCATTGCCTGAGCACTGGCTGGAGGATTTCTATCATACATATGTATTCACACAGGAAGCGGTGGTTAAGCAGAAGCTGATCCACGATATCATTCGGTAA
- a CDS encoding DUF1540 domain-containing protein: MQKKTEILCSVHNCVYNKDALCNAETISVCCDNCVHPSDCHETECKSFRCRCTK, translated from the coding sequence ATGCAGAAAAAAACAGAAATCCTGTGCAGCGTGCACAATTGTGTTTACAACAAGGATGCATTATGTAATGCAGAGACGATCAGCGTTTGCTGTGATAACTGTGTTCATCCTAGCGATTGTCACGAAACGGAATGTAAATCCTTCCGCTGCAGATGTACAAAATAA
- a CDS encoding iron chelate uptake ABC transporter family permease subunit, with product MQRRILITTAMGVTLLFLGIMCSIMMGAKEIPVSGISHALFDYQGTLNDQLVRDVRLPRALSALLSGGLLASSGVMMQGILRNPIAEPSVLGITQGSVMFVALAGLFPVLQTAGSFWMALLGAGVSGALLFLFTVAYARHPDVSRILLAGTALSIFFLSVASLTALLQNRSQELAFWIAGGFRQAQWSSVWGLLAVTLLCIPAFAFLSDKVALLALGDEAAITLGVNAGSLKKKVILLMIPLCAMCVAVAGNIGFVGLFIPHILRRIIKRNMRCMLMLSFLYGGVLLVFADIAARTISAPYELPIGLFTALLGIPVFLWLVRKECS from the coding sequence ATGCAGCGCAGGATTCTCATAACAACAGCAATGGGTGTTACGCTGTTGTTTCTTGGCATTATGTGTTCCATCATGATGGGGGCGAAGGAAATTCCCGTTTCCGGTATCTCACATGCCTTGTTTGATTATCAGGGGACATTAAACGATCAGCTGGTGCGTGATGTACGCCTGCCGCGTGCGTTGAGTGCCCTGCTAAGCGGGGGTCTGCTGGCTTCCAGCGGGGTGATGATGCAGGGGATTCTGCGCAATCCCATCGCAGAGCCCTCTGTTTTAGGAATCACACAGGGCTCAGTAATGTTTGTCGCACTGGCCGGGCTGTTTCCCGTCTTACAGACGGCGGGCAGCTTCTGGATGGCGCTGCTGGGGGCCGGAGTCAGCGGGGCGCTGCTGTTTCTGTTTACCGTAGCGTATGCCCGGCATCCCGATGTATCGCGCATTCTATTGGCCGGAACAGCGTTGAGTATCTTTTTCCTTTCCGTTGCATCCCTTACTGCTTTACTACAAAACCGCTCCCAGGAGCTTGCCTTCTGGATAGCAGGCGGATTCCGTCAGGCACAGTGGAGCTCTGTTTGGGGTCTTTTGGCAGTGACACTGCTTTGCATACCTGCATTTGCATTTCTGAGTGATAAGGTCGCCTTGCTGGCACTCGGTGATGAAGCGGCAATCACGCTGGGTGTGAATGCTGGCAGCTTGAAAAAAAAGGTCATCCTTCTTATGATCCCCCTGTGTGCAATGTGTGTTGCGGTTGCCGGGAATATCGGCTTTGTCGGTCTATTCATCCCGCATATTTTGCGCCGAATCATCAAACGCAATATGCGCTGTATGCTAATGCTCAGCTTTTTGTATGGCGGGGTGCTGCTGGTCTTTGCGGATATCGCCGCAAGAACCATAAGTGCGCCCTATGAGCTGCCCATCGGTTTGTTTACTGCCTTGCTGGGAATTCCGGTATTTTTATGGCTTGTCAGAAAGGAGTGCAGCTGA
- a CDS encoding pseudouridine synthase codes for MRLDKYLAHAGYGSRKEVKQAIRKGLVRINDVECRKDDTRIQEGIDVVCVNGEEVVYEAVVYIMLNKPQDVVSATSDPTHETVLDCIDAILPRDCFPVGRLDIDTEGLLLITNDGKLAHRLLSPKHHVVKTYFVQLAKPLQEADKKRLEDGSIVLDEEPVQCARVELLEETQILLHIQEGRFHQVKRMLHAVGNEVVYLRRIAMGPLQLDEQLAPGDWRYLYEEELAALQEIA; via the coding sequence ATGAGACTCGATAAATACCTGGCACATGCCGGATATGGCAGCCGCAAGGAGGTTAAGCAGGCGATTCGCAAAGGACTTGTACGAATCAATGATGTGGAATGCCGCAAGGATGATACAAGGATTCAGGAGGGAATCGATGTAGTCTGTGTGAATGGCGAAGAAGTAGTTTATGAAGCCGTTGTTTATATCATGTTAAACAAGCCGCAGGATGTGGTCAGTGCTACCAGTGATCCAACACATGAGACGGTGCTGGATTGCATTGATGCAATTCTTCCCAGAGACTGCTTTCCGGTAGGAAGGCTGGATATCGATACCGAGGGACTGCTGCTGATTACGAATGACGGTAAGCTGGCACATCGGCTGCTTTCACCAAAGCACCATGTGGTCAAGACATATTTTGTACAGCTTGCAAAGCCTTTGCAGGAAGCGGATAAGAAAAGGCTGGAGGATGGCAGTATCGTTCTGGATGAGGAACCCGTTCAATGTGCAAGAGTGGAGCTGCTTGAAGAAACGCAGATACTGCTGCATATCCAGGAGGGACGTTTTCATCAGGTCAAGCGTATGCTGCATGCTGTCGGCAATGAGGTTGTTTACCTTCGCCGTATTGCGATGGGGCCGCTGCAGCTGGATGAACAGCTTGCGCCGGGAGACTGGCGGTACCTGTATGAGGAGGAGCTTGCGGCTCTGCAGGAAATCGCATGA
- a CDS encoding iron chelate uptake ABC transporter family permease subunit has translation MTHKNRNRLWLCLLVLLAVILISLMAGSYSIHPLELAATLLGKGSRAQQFAIFQVRLPRIVLALLVGSALGVSGAILQGITRNPLAEPGMIGINAGSALFVVLWISAGTTAYYSRLSAGTIFLMPLLAIAGALCVTAFVCVYSWRGGIRPIRFLLSGVGVNAGITALISFYQLQMSKGDFNQVLMWTNGSLWGSSWRYILISAPLIVVLLIWVWCNSRTLDILSLGEEGAQALGVAVQKQRILFLAASAALAALATAFAGNIAFLGLLGPQIALRMTGMRHRLLFPLAAAISSILLIVADMLARNLFSPLEVPVGILVSMIGIPYFIYLMMKLDRRS, from the coding sequence ATGACTCACAAAAACAGAAACAGGCTGTGGCTGTGTCTGCTGGTATTACTGGCGGTCATACTGATTTCGCTCATGGCTGGCAGCTATTCTATCCATCCTTTAGAGCTTGCGGCAACGCTGCTGGGAAAGGGAAGCCGGGCCCAGCAGTTTGCAATCTTCCAGGTACGGTTGCCTCGTATCGTATTAGCTCTTCTGGTTGGCAGCGCGCTTGGCGTGTCCGGTGCAATTTTACAGGGGATTACGAGAAATCCGCTGGCAGAGCCAGGCATGATCGGTATCAATGCCGGTAGTGCCTTGTTTGTGGTGCTGTGGATATCCGCGGGAACTACTGCGTATTACAGTCGTCTGTCCGCTGGAACAATCTTCCTGATGCCACTGCTGGCAATCGCCGGTGCCCTGTGTGTGACTGCCTTTGTCTGTGTCTATTCCTGGCGCGGCGGTATCCGTCCCATCCGCTTTCTTTTAAGCGGTGTCGGTGTCAATGCCGGAATCACAGCACTCATCAGCTTTTATCAGCTGCAGATGAGCAAGGGGGATTTTAATCAGGTGCTGATGTGGACAAACGGTTCTTTGTGGGGAAGCAGCTGGCGCTATATTCTTATCAGTGCACCGCTGATCGTCGTACTGCTTATATGGGTATGGTGCAACAGCCGGACGCTGGATATCCTCTCTCTGGGAGAGGAGGGTGCACAGGCCTTGGGTGTTGCAGTCCAGAAACAGCGGATTCTGTTTCTTGCGGCCTCGGCAGCCCTGGCAGCCCTGGCAACAGCGTTTGCCGGAAACATTGCATTTCTGGGATTGCTGGGGCCGCAGATCGCATTGCGCATGACAGGCATGCGGCACCGTCTGCTGTTCCCGCTTGCGGCAGCTATCAGCTCCATTTTGCTGATTGTCGCAGACATGCTGGCAAGAAATCTGTTTTCGCCGCTGGAGGTACCGGTGGGAATCCTCGTTTCCATGATTGGGATTCCGTATTTTATTTATCTGATGATGAAGCTCGACAGGAGGAGTTAA
- a CDS encoding dihydrofolate reductase produces MISIVAAMDPNRLIGRNHNMPWSCPADLAHFRQLTLHHHLLMGRRTYEHLPKPLDQRILHIASRTPVQDPHIQSCTDADALLQEWKAKEDTLYVCGGAMIYACALPYADELWITEIEQTYEGDTWFPAFDKEAFLVVSKEQKEGCIVIHYRKR; encoded by the coding sequence ATGATCAGCATCGTTGCCGCGATGGATCCCAACCGTCTGATTGGAAGAAATCACAACATGCCCTGGAGCTGTCCGGCTGATCTTGCACATTTTCGCCAGCTGACACTGCATCACCACTTGCTCATGGGAAGAAGAACCTATGAGCATCTGCCAAAGCCTTTAGATCAAAGGATTCTGCACATTGCAAGCCGCACACCAGTACAGGATCCTCATATACAGTCCTGTACGGATGCAGATGCTTTGCTGCAGGAGTGGAAAGCAAAAGAGGATACGCTGTATGTATGTGGGGGTGCCATGATCTATGCCTGTGCGCTGCCCTATGCGGATGAACTCTGGATTACGGAAATCGAACAGACTTATGAAGGAGATACCTGGTTTCCGGCATTTGATAAGGAAGCTTTCCTAGTGGTTTCAAAAGAACAAAAAGAAGGGTGTATTGTTATTCATTATCGAAAACGATAA
- the dapA gene encoding 4-hydroxy-tetrahydrodipicolinate synthase: MKQLMVALVTPFTEENKVDYKALDRIVHRLMKEGCDGFIVCGTTAETPTLSHNEKLSILRHVIRKVKHRAQIWYGCGSNDTAATILACKQAEKEDIDGVLLVTPYYSKPNAAGLYAHYDAIASAVHTNIMLYNVPSRTGVELTQETIHDLLNTHDNITALKQACSNLDTVKRLKAQHPAFQIYSGEDGFFDEGFDAGMDGLISVMGHVCMRKLRSFCDEGRVDNKLRKQLYELASLTFCEASPAPVKYMLHTLDECENILRLPLVAVSAAAQEKIQSCAALYRQ; this comes from the coding sequence ATGAAACAACTGATGGTTGCTTTGGTGACACCGTTTACCGAAGAGAACAAGGTGGATTACAAGGCATTGGATCGTATTGTGCACAGGCTCATGAAGGAGGGCTGTGACGGCTTTATCGTATGTGGTACAACAGCGGAAACACCAACGCTTTCACACAATGAAAAGCTTTCCATCCTTCGTCATGTCATACGGAAGGTGAAGCATCGTGCACAGATTTGGTATGGCTGCGGCAGCAATGATACAGCGGCAACGATTCTTGCCTGCAAGCAGGCAGAAAAAGAGGATATTGATGGTGTATTGCTTGTGACGCCCTACTACAGCAAGCCGAATGCTGCCGGTCTGTATGCGCATTATGATGCAATCGCTTCTGCAGTGCATACAAATATCATGCTGTATAATGTACCCTCACGAACCGGTGTGGAGCTGACACAGGAAACCATCCATGATCTTTTGAATACCCATGACAACATAACCGCTTTGAAGCAGGCATGCTCCAATCTGGATACCGTAAAAAGGCTGAAGGCACAGCATCCTGCTTTTCAGATTTACAGCGGAGAGGACGGCTTCTTCGATGAGGGCTTTGATGCCGGGATGGACGGCCTTATTTCCGTTATGGGACATGTCTGTATGCGAAAACTGCGCAGCTTTTGTGATGAGGGCAGAGTTGACAACAAATTGCGGAAGCAGCTGTATGAGCTTGCATCCCTGACCTTTTGTGAGGCATCCCCGGCACCTGTGAAATACATGCTGCATACACTGGATGAATGTGAAAATATTCTGCGCCTGCCGCTGGTAGCGGTTAGTGCAGCGGCACAAGAAAAAATACAGAGCTGCGCTGCGCTATATCGACAGTGA
- a CDS encoding ABC transporter substrate-binding protein translates to MKKRIGILFVCMLMLGFTAGCQNTKEISSKDKTVTVQDARGKVEIPAQPKRIVDLSGNSDILSLLGYSVVGTANSDAYDYTVFPAYLKDTLQGAKILGYSMQDAMDIEGILNLDPDLIIISNVQEKMYEQLKEIAPTIMVQLAQTDWRQDVKTFASMMQKEEAADAWLKSYDEKAKQKGIAVQKANGSDATYLALLASGGQLFVFDAAGIGSVLYEDMGLKKPANMPKQDSISLPVISYEGLAELDADYLVVVGTDSDRKALEKNRVYKQMRAVKNKQVINLPSSPYFNIGYSSIGRDVFLDEVQELLVK, encoded by the coding sequence ATGAAAAAGCGTATAGGAATACTCTTTGTATGCATGCTTATGCTGGGCTTTACAGCGGGCTGTCAGAATACAAAGGAGATATCCTCAAAGGATAAAACCGTTACTGTACAGGATGCAAGGGGAAAGGTGGAAATCCCTGCACAGCCAAAGCGGATCGTGGATTTGAGCGGAAACAGCGATATTTTATCTCTGCTTGGCTATTCCGTGGTTGGAACTGCAAATTCAGATGCCTATGATTACACAGTGTTTCCGGCATACCTGAAGGATACATTACAGGGGGCAAAAATCCTGGGATACAGCATGCAGGATGCCATGGATATAGAAGGAATTTTAAACCTGGATCCGGATCTTATCATCATATCCAACGTACAGGAAAAAATGTATGAGCAGTTAAAGGAAATTGCGCCAACCATCATGGTACAGCTGGCGCAGACAGACTGGCGGCAGGATGTAAAAACGTTTGCAAGCATGATGCAGAAGGAGGAGGCAGCGGATGCGTGGCTGAAAAGCTATGATGAAAAGGCAAAGCAGAAGGGTATTGCAGTACAAAAGGCCAATGGCAGCGATGCAACCTATCTGGCCTTGCTGGCAAGTGGAGGACAGCTGTTTGTATTTGATGCTGCCGGAATCGGAAGTGTGCTGTATGAGGATATGGGATTGAAAAAGCCTGCCAATATGCCAAAGCAGGATTCCATCAGTCTGCCGGTCATATCCTATGAGGGACTGGCAGAGCTGGATGCGGATTATCTGGTCGTCGTCGGGACGGATTCGGATCGAAAGGCATTAGAAAAGAACCGTGTATATAAACAGATGCGTGCAGTGAAAAATAAGCAGGTTATCAACCTTCCTTCCAGCCCGTACTTCAACATCGGATACAGCAGTATCGGCAGGGATGTATTTCTGGATGAGGTTCAGGAGCTGCTGGTAAAGTAA
- a CDS encoding helix-turn-helix domain-containing protein, protein MYTSTSSTQFLDLFTQELDLHITQRDGIRFLQQRNTKQGIYQYGIPGLYVFTIADYTIPHHFSIRFDHEERLLRFGLVQNGSTSVQLQDKLPCTQQPAAFLIREEQPCGIQTWEPNEHLQGMEFTLYPAFLNQLHQRGYSISLQEQLIVNHTYHYLPAQLYPLLYELKRLHEQRTLTALYTEGALLQCLSVLEKEYVQQEGLCLKQMDYGVIRLGERTIRLQEHDYKAIQHAHRLLQEQISDPPTIHALSRTLLIDEQKLKAGFRYYYHMSIREFSISVKMTHAAALLCTSELSVQEIAERVGYRYPSSFIQTFSKLYHCTPLQFRQREKSR, encoded by the coding sequence ATGTATACATCCACCAGCTCTACACAGTTTCTTGACCTGTTCACTCAGGAGCTTGATCTGCACATAACACAGCGCGATGGGATCCGGTTTCTGCAGCAGAGAAATACAAAGCAGGGTATTTATCAGTATGGCATTCCTGGCTTATATGTATTCACGATAGCAGACTACACCATTCCCCATCACTTTTCCATACGCTTTGATCACGAGGAACGTCTGCTGCGCTTCGGTCTTGTCCAAAACGGCTCCACCAGCGTGCAGCTGCAGGATAAGCTGCCCTGTACACAGCAGCCAGCCGCCTTCCTAATCCGGGAGGAGCAGCCCTGCGGTATACAGACATGGGAGCCAAACGAGCACCTGCAGGGCATGGAATTTACACTTTACCCTGCCTTTTTGAACCAGCTTCATCAGCGTGGTTATTCTATATCGCTTCAGGAGCAGCTGATTGTCAATCACACCTATCACTATCTGCCTGCACAGCTCTACCCACTTTTGTATGAGCTAAAGCGGCTGCATGAGCAGCGAACGCTGACAGCTCTGTATACGGAAGGGGCACTCCTGCAATGTCTCAGTGTGCTGGAAAAGGAATATGTACAGCAGGAAGGCTTATGCCTAAAGCAGATGGATTATGGCGTTATCCGGCTTGGTGAGCGCACGATCCGACTGCAGGAGCATGATTACAAAGCCATACAGCATGCACACAGACTGCTGCAGGAACAAATCAGTGACCCTCCGACGATCCATGCGCTCAGCAGGACGTTGCTGATTGATGAACAAAAGCTAAAGGCCGGGTTCCGGTATTATTATCATATGAGCATACGCGAATTTTCCATCTCCGTCAAAATGACACATGCCGCTGCCCTATTATGTACAAGTGAATTATCTGTGCAGGAAATTGCAGAGCGTGTCGGATACCGCTATCCCTCCAGCTTTATTCAGACCTTTTCAAAGCTCTATCACTGTACTCCCCTCCAGTTTCGTCAGCGTGAAAAAAGCAGATAA
- a CDS encoding oligosaccharide flippase family protein, translated as MSKNMDVSKRKQSIIAGGLISSAGIFFAKFIGLFYAVPYNSMLGTADNLAYYGVAFNIYSYLLNICTAGFPFAIATLIAKYSTRGDYQTSLLIKKLSASLMACFGFGMMIFVILFSSPLASLVIPDEGKSVETMQMVLILISFALFFVPLLSSVRGFYQGLKHMEVYALSQVLEQVARVAFLLSASAIAVYALHKDNVWALYFGVISTSISAILAIMHLKLYDKKQMKELKRLAKSQELAGNNDRKEILRELVFIAFPYLLVAVLGYSDTIVNTLFLKNGLTAYGNTDSEILLISGSINYGVLKLMSIPMILAPGFSSAIIPHITTALTNHDLKLVRKNIRDCVDIVLYIGLPISFCLFVYAKPLYAILFPPADPKNLELLAQILSWFSIEAFLNTIGPIFTSLLMAAGLRRLNIRNLAIMVVVKFSIAYPLLKYFGYRGIVLSSIVAMGLLIFMDMYALTTRYKIRWKYTMHKLLVILLAMAALFAVARGCDFIGLKGYGAGRMMSLLQLAVNGSLAMLVYFAITYCFSIPQTILHLDLSRVWKRMKRR; from the coding sequence ATGAGTAAGAACATGGATGTTTCCAAACGGAAGCAGTCAATTATAGCGGGAGGGCTGATCAGTTCTGCCGGCATCTTTTTTGCGAAATTCATCGGGCTGTTTTATGCAGTCCCTTATAATTCCATGCTGGGAACAGCGGATAATCTGGCCTATTACGGGGTGGCGTTTAATATTTATTCCTATCTACTGAATATTTGTACAGCAGGCTTTCCCTTTGCGATTGCTACGCTGATTGCAAAATATTCCACAAGAGGGGACTATCAGACCTCTTTGCTGATTAAAAAGCTCTCTGCCTCACTGATGGCCTGCTTTGGCTTTGGCATGATGATTTTTGTCATTCTGTTTTCTTCACCGCTTGCCTCCCTCGTCATTCCGGATGAAGGAAAAAGCGTTGAAACAATGCAGATGGTGCTGATTCTGATTTCCTTCGCCTTGTTTTTTGTACCGCTGCTTTCAAGTGTCCGTGGATTTTATCAGGGATTAAAGCACATGGAGGTCTATGCATTATCACAGGTTCTGGAACAGGTTGCCCGGGTAGCCTTTCTGCTGAGTGCCAGTGCGATTGCGGTATATGCGCTGCATAAAGATAATGTCTGGGCATTGTATTTCGGTGTCATTTCCACAAGCATATCCGCTATACTGGCAATCATGCATCTGAAGCTGTATGATAAAAAGCAAATGAAAGAGCTGAAGCGGCTTGCGAAAAGCCAGGAACTTGCCGGAAACAATGACCGTAAGGAAATATTGAGAGAGCTTGTTTTTATCGCATTTCCGTATCTGCTTGTAGCAGTGCTGGGGTATAGTGATACCATTGTCAATACGCTGTTTCTAAAAAACGGATTAACGGCGTATGGCAATACGGATTCAGAAATTCTCCTCATCAGCGGCTCTATCAATTACGGTGTGCTGAAGCTGATGTCCATTCCGATGATTTTGGCACCCGGCTTCTCCTCTGCCATCATACCGCATATTACGACGGCACTTACCAATCATGATTTGAAGCTGGTTCGGAAAAACATCCGGGACTGTGTGGATATCGTATTGTATATCGGTCTGCCGATTTCCTTCTGTCTGTTTGTCTATGCGAAGCCTTTGTATGCCATTTTATTTCCACCTGCCGATCCAAAGAATCTGGAGCTGCTTGCACAGATTTTGTCATGGTTCTCCATTGAGGCTTTCCTGAATACGATTGGCCCGATTTTCACGTCGCTGCTTATGGCGGCAGGCTTGCGAAGACTGAATATCCGCAACCTCGCCATCATGGTAGTGGTGAAATTTTCAATCGCATACCCGCTGCTGAAATATTTCGGTTATCGGGGAATCGTTCTGTCCAGCATCGTAGCCATGGGTCTGTTGATTTTTATGGATATGTATGCATTGACGACACGCTATAAGATTCGCTGGAAGTATACAATGCATAAGCTGCTGGTCATACTGCTTGCGATGGCTGCTTTGTTTGCGGTTGCCAGAGGCTGTGATTTCATCGGCTTAAAGGGCTATGGCGCAGGTCGCATGATGAGTCTTCTACAGCTTGCGGTCAATGGCTCTCTTGCCATGCTTGTCTATTTCGCGATTACCTACTGTTTTTCAATTCCGCAGACCATTTTGCATCTGGATCTGTCCAGAGTTTGGAAGCGCATGAAAAGGAGATAA
- a CDS encoding ATP-binding cassette domain-containing protein: MTLEVHNLYTGYDGRDVVQDVSLNIPIGRITMLIGPNGCGKSTLLKAMAGILPARKGEILLNGESLRDKKRSDVAKQLALLPQSPLVPEGITVRELVQYGRYPYHKAMRSLTSKDHELVQWAMEKTGVETLADAYVQQLSGGQRQRVWIAMALAQKTEILLLDEPTTYLDIAHQLEILELLKKLNAKEHTTIVLVIHELNQAAKFADHIFGLKQGRLLCSGSAREVICEEQLLQLYDIHAEIVHKDVYGYPICMDYTLRRNSELQDL; the protein is encoded by the coding sequence ATGACACTGGAGGTACATAATCTATACACCGGCTATGATGGCAGGGATGTCGTACAGGATGTGAGTCTGAACATACCCATCGGCAGGATCACGATGCTGATCGGCCCCAACGGCTGCGGGAAATCCACGCTGTTAAAGGCGATGGCGGGAATTCTTCCGGCACGAAAGGGAGAAATTCTGTTGAATGGGGAATCCTTAAGGGATAAAAAGCGCAGCGATGTGGCAAAGCAGCTGGCGCTGCTGCCGCAGTCACCGCTCGTTCCTGAAGGCATTACCGTAAGGGAGCTTGTGCAGTATGGACGCTATCCGTATCATAAGGCGATGCGCTCATTAACGAGCAAGGATCATGAGCTTGTACAGTGGGCAATGGAAAAGACCGGGGTTGAGACTCTGGCAGATGCATATGTGCAACAGCTTTCCGGCGGCCAGCGGCAGCGGGTGTGGATTGCTATGGCCCTGGCACAGAAAACCGAAATCCTGTTGCTGGATGAGCCGACTACCTACCTGGACATCGCGCATCAGCTGGAAATACTGGAGCTGCTCAAAAAGCTGAATGCAAAGGAGCATACGACCATCGTTCTGGTGATCCATGAGCTGAATCAGGCCGCAAAATTTGCAGATCATATCTTCGGCTTAAAGCAGGGGCGTCTGTTGTGCAGCGGCAGTGCAAGGGAGGTTATCTGCGAAGAACAGCTGCTGCAGTTATATGATATTCATGCCGAAATCGTACATAAGGATGTATACGGCTATCCAATCTGTATGGATTACACGCTGCGAAGGAATAGTGAACTGCAAGATTTATGA
- a CDS encoding sporulation protein Cse60 translates to MVQIKVFDEEHEDDLTEAVNAYLSEHADIRLLDIKFSTAVSDFAEEQIYCFSAMVIFST, encoded by the coding sequence ATGGTACAGATCAAGGTGTTTGACGAGGAGCATGAGGATGATCTTACAGAAGCAGTGAATGCCTATTTGAGCGAGCATGCGGATATCCGCTTGCTGGATATTAAATTCTCCACTGCGGTAAGTGATTTTGCGGAGGAACAGATTTACTGTTTCAGTGCAATGGTGATTTTCAGCACATAG